In the genome of Mercurialis annua linkage group LG8, ddMerAnnu1.2, whole genome shotgun sequence, the window GggttttgtatatttaacgtcatccaaatttcattttcttctGTTGTATCTACTGGAAATTTCAACCAAGATTTTTTTGTGTCATGGTCTCCTAGCCATGTAAATACTTCCGAAGATGGCACGTCGAGAAGCTTGAAGCTCGATCAAGAATCCGGTACGAAACTTTACGTAGAATATATGAATTATCATGTTTCTTATAAGCTTTCATAATCGAATGAATTAATATGTCACAGGATCGGCGTTCGATTCGAATCAGATGTTTTTGTTTGGGCAATTTGACGTGCAAATAAAATTAGTTCCGGGCAATTCAGCTGGCACAGTTGTGGcattttatgtaagtatacgtACTAAAGGATGTATTTGGTTCAAACTTCACAGAACCGAGCTGATtcgtattattcaaattgaaccaaatcaaatttgGTCAACcgtatttggttcggtttgattattttaattcagtttacattaaaaaaattatatatagtttacgatataatttaatttgattgaaactTTTCAATAGGGGAACTTCAATTATCTAATATctaaacgttagaaacaaaatatataaaaaatttaaaattgaagggAAACAGGTAATTTTAACGTAAATGTCGGGCTAAATAGTAATTTTGACctcatatgttttttttttgaattgatgAATATTATTACAGTTGGCATCAAATCAACCCAATAGAGATGAGATTGATTTTGAGTTTCTTGGCAATGTGGCTGGCAAACCATACATTCTTCAAACCAATGTTTATGCTGATGGGTTTGATGATAGAGAAGAGAGAGTTAATCTTTGGTTCGATCCAACAATTAAATTCCATACATATTCTATCTTGTGGAACATTTATCAAATTGTGTAAGTGCCACTTTTTAACTATAACTTtctcaaaaatatcaaaatataaaatgcaTTTGTGCACAATTGACAACATTTctaatgtataaaaaaaaatccataacTGATAATTGGTGAAGCTCGACTAAAATTTTGactattattttgaattatttttaaatggcTCTCGAGTTGGTTAAATTACTTTATAGATGAATTGTATTTTGTAggatttgttaaaaaaatatatactatttcacattttgagcgatttaagtatatttttaaaatttgattaaaaaaattcaaccttttatattttgatatttttggccCAAAATTATTTTTCTCACCAAAAGATGtcggttttttttttcgatttttaataaatagaaTAACCAAATAATAACATAGGTCTGTAAAATGGCAATAAATAAAGTTGAATTTTTATGTGCCAAATTCTAAAAAGTGTAGTTAAAAGTGTAAAAGCTGGggaatttcttttttctttttaaaatgaaaaatatcataaaagttcactagttttatacgttttgtcattttaatcatgtcgttaaaaaaaatcgtcattttcatatatTCCTACCAACCAGGGACGGAGTTAGGCTAGGGCCAGGCTGTGCCTGGGCCCTACCCCAATTATATTTTACTAGAAAATTACATTCAAAATAGATTAATTGATTGtgttttatatagaaaatgcactactttaattaaagaaaataggataattttagtgcatatttttaaatgtataatattttgttttttttaattgaattgcgcCCTACCTCAATTTACGGTCTAGATTCGTCACTGCTACcaactatcaatttttctcaaatccataTACAGTTCAAAATTCCGGTGAAAAATGCCGATGTGTCACCATTAGATTCGTTATGGCATGTCACTATGTGATTGTCAACTCAACAATTTTAACCGAATTTTTAAACGATATtatggatttgagaaaaattgatagttcgtgtatgaaaattagtacgatttttaaacggcgtgatCAAACGACAAAATATGTAAAGTTGGTAATTTTATATGACATTAATCCTTTTTGAATAGTCCTTGCAATTTTTCCGAATTCTACATAACTACTTATAGTtgtaatttgacaaaaaaaaaaccttaataGATGAAACTCTGTTGTTTATAATAGGTTCATGGTGGATTCAATTCCAATTAGAGTATACAGAAACCATGCAGACAAAGGAGTGGCATATCCAAGATGGCAACCAATGAGCATCAAGGCTAGCATATGGAATGGTGAAAATTGGGCAACAAGTGGTGGAAAAGTCAAAATTGATTGGTCAAAATCTCCATTTATTGCATCTTTTAGTAATTATACCATTGATGGGTGTGTTTGGACTGGAAATCCAAGGTTTTGTAGGGCAGATAGTGTTACAAATTGGTGGAATAATAAGAGATTTAATACTCTTACTTCTATACAAAGAAGATGGTTTAAATGGGTTAGGTTGCATCACATGATTTATGACTATTGTCTAGATAAAGAGAGATTTCATGACAATCTTCCAAAGGAATGTTTTCTTTCTAAATATTAGGTTTATAAAAAGGGAGAAATCGGCTCGGAGAGTGATCATACTGATATTCTTACTCTGTGAGAATTATGGAGGCTTTGAGTTCGAATTTCTACTTCGCCACATTCATCTAGTTAAATAgggatttaatttttatggtgATTATAAATGTGTGCGTTGTTCTTAATGTATAGCTTATACGGTTCGTTGCATCTCCAATCTAAACAAAAACAGATaaattattctctttttttccGGATAGTATGCATAGAACTCCTATTAGTTtacatatgtaaattttatacATATGCATAGAACTTCAACAAGCTAATGAATTCATAAATTAGTAGAAGAAacacattttaattaattaaaagttaatagtgaaaaaaatcaaaatctttataatttgttgcaattaaattcaatttttttataataatagctaaattgcattttttcgttgcaataatagccaaattagTGGCCaactttttatcaaaattaggcTATTAGACTATTATTACAACGGAAAactataatttgattattattagaaaattaaaaaatttgaattaaattgcaacaaattataaatgtttggattttttcaccattagatcttaattaaaaaataatactccctccgtcccgtttaagaaggaacaaatgactttttcacatagattaagaaaGCATTAACTATTATAATgctttcttattttacccctatttatagtgttgtattttatgtatatactaattatggaaagagaaaataaggtaaaaaagaaaaattcatataaattggcacaaaaaacacgatatggccttcataagtgggacaaataaaaataagatatgtcccttcttaaatggaacggagggagtatgattttttttgataatttaaccgtatgattttttttgataatttaaccggttcaatagttattaattttgaagagttttttcatttcaaaaaaGTTGGGTACCGATTTTCACACTCCAATAGTTGATGTTTGCACTCCATAATTTTCTTAGATTGACCAATTTAACCTTAAAATCTTATTCCTTTTCTCACTCACTCTCCTTTCTACTGTACTCTCCTTATTCATTTATGCTTAGCTGGAATAAATTGGCACATTATATAATTTACTTCTTGTGTTATACTCACTTTCAATTTTAGAGTCTGTATGACAAAAGTAGTTAGAAAGATATTAATTAGATTGTAAAGTATCAAAAGTGAACTtccttaatttaatatatatacatttgcatacttatattttatttttagtcaattagatattttatctcaaaatatttaaaatctcCCATctaaaattactataaaggtctaaaaatatgaataaatatttaattaataatttgtatattatataaattgtagattaaatttattaaaatttcaatatatatatatatataattataattaaatattttattattattttatcaaatatattgaATTTCTTTTCATTAGCTTCATTTTTCGTTAAAAAGTATCAGTCcaactataattataaaattttaaaccatTGATATGttcatattttttcatgttcataaattttatgaaatcagtgtaaaatatatttaaaaaataataaattacagcaatatatatatataaaaaattaaatttatatatttttatatcacggacactaaataattaaattatcaaatgttatattcaaaataataaattaatatatatttataaattaaggtgataaaaaatatatagtggTAATATTTACAGTTAtgtgaagaaaaaataaaatataagaaagGAGTAGAAGGGACGGAGAAGAAATATGAAGGTGGAGATTATTAATTGACAGTGTGCAagtaatctatactatatataaaagcacggatgggggggaggcaaatttattgaataatccttttcagtttactactaaataaaggttttatagtcattaactaattagttcactattgtaattaaagtcctaattagaacaggtagttaaattatctccaatttcgtttttagtatttaaaaaataactaaattgtctccgaattagtagaaatacctatcttttagtttgattgaactacaaaattaaaatactgtatttagtcaatatattattatttaaatttatatattattatttttaaaggtattattaataaaattaagttaattatttaattatgattattataaaaccaaaagaaaaataaattcagtatggaaaaaaatttaatagcctaatatattatatttacttttacaaatttttttaactaatttaatattaattataaataaaaaattgatataattataattaatttattaatatgttcattgacgagtaacgttacgagccacgtgcatagcacgtaatgcaaaactagtatTAGGAAAAGACAAAAGGTGGAAGTCTTAAGGGCATTAAGGACAAATTACTgaattttggagtgcagaaaTGAATGTGTGGAGCGTAAAAATCTCTGCCCAAAAGAGTTGGATCATATATTTTCTCCTTTCTAGGAAAGAACCAAATAATAACATTCGGTTTGCAATTAGATTAAAAACCGGTCAGACCAGTTGGATTCCTAAATACTATAAAACGACAATTGGTTAAAGCCAATAACTTAACTTAAACCATCTTCTGTGcatgataattttatgatatctACAAACATAGGATTATAATGATAAACTGGTATATTGGGATGATTCAAATTAAAATCCTAAAAGAacaaatgcagaaataacaaataatttatcattatgagtattataaaataacaaaatcaaaataattttgagTTATCGGAGGAAATTAACATGGatttttcatataaatattGGAAATGGTTATATTCAATCTTGGCTAAATTACCGAGGGTAGTTAATGCTGGTTCGAATTGGATAATATTGAAGACTTAATTTGGAaaataacaaatccaaattataatataatgtaCCAGCaatatagttttaatttaatgtatttttacaTTAACTATGGCAACATTAAGCTTCTGACATTGATTAGATTAAAACGCTATGAATATATAATCATTGGAGCATtcctaaattaataattctacaCAAATACATAATCcctattatttatgtatttgtgTAGAATTATTAATAGAACCGAAGTAGAACCGAAGCACCATCTTCCTCTTCGAACAACTGAATTGGAAAGATTTTATCGGTACATTAGAGACCGAGAGGTGTCGAATAGTCGAACATGATCACACTTGATCTTAGAAAGGAGCATCACCAGCGGGAATTGATGAACCGAAATGTCCTTATTCAAAACAACCCtactttttttttaccaaagggTTTTTAGGCCCATAGTTAGAATTCATTAATCAagattaaattacataaagaaagtcatcacaaaattaaaatatgatctttcaatttgTAGATCTAGAAAACTAACAAAACTATCATACAAGCTAAGTAAATCGAAGGAGCGGCAAATCTAGCCATAGATTCCGCATAAATTTTTGACGCAACGAGAAGCAAGAGTTCCGTTGAAGCGGGACTTGGATATGCCCTTTACTCCGATAGACCGGCCATACACGACCCGCTTGTTCCTTTGAAAGTTTGTATTTCCGATCATCTTGTCAATGAAATTCTAAGAAGATAGATCAATAGCTTTTCAAATCGTAGATCTACAAGAGATTACTTCGAAAGCCCGAACAATCGCTAAACATTCTTGAACGATCT includes:
- the LOC126659865 gene encoding probable xyloglucan endotransglucosylase/hydrolase protein 10 encodes the protein MIKLIVLVGFCIFNVIQISFSSVVSTGNFNQDFFVSWSPSHVNTSEDGTSRSLKLDQESGSAFDSNQMFLFGQFDVQIKLVPGNSAGTVVAFYLASNQPNRDEIDFEFLGNVAGKPYILQTNVYADGFDDREERVNLWFDPTIKFHTYSILWNIYQIVFMVDSIPIRVYRNHADKGVAYPRWQPMSIKASIWNGENWATSGGKVKIDWSKSPFIASFSNYTIDGCVWTGNPRFCRADSVTNWWNNKRFNTLTSIQRRWFKWVRLHHMIYDYCLDKERFHDNLPKECFLSKY